A region of the Candidatus Binatia bacterium genome:
GTAGGACCGCTCCCCCGTAGTTGGCTCGACCCCGTCGCGAAAAGCAAGAGAAGGACAGCGATTTTGGGACATCCGAGCACAGGATCGGCCGTCGCGCTGGAACTATCTGATTTGGCGATGATTTCGGCGGCTCGGAGAAGTGGGGATCATCCTTCTCGCTCGGGGCCGGCCGGTCTCACGCCGCTCGCGTTCGCTCGACGCTCAGCTGGAGGCCGAGTGCGCGAAGCAGTTCCATGATGGCCTCGATCTTCGGGTTCCCCCGGCGCGACAGCGTGCGGTTGAGACTCTCACGTCTCACCCCGGCAGCGTGCGCCAGAGTGGCCATCCCGCCCTTCGCCATCGCCACATTGCGCAACGCCGCCAACAAGACGGCCGGCTCGCCATCCCCCAGCGCTCATGGTTGCATTGGACACTCACCACCTCCCGTCACGCGCGGGCGGCCTGGTGACCGCACCGCCGCAGCCTGGGCGGGCGGCACACTGCGGGGATCCCGGTCACACACCGGCGGCTCGCCGGCAGGGTTCTACCGGGTTTCACCATCGCAAGCGATTGATTAATCGATGGTTTGCTCATCCGGAAGCGGCGGCAAAGCGCTTGCGGGCCGGTTTTCAGACGGAGATCGGCACCCGTAGGGCGCGGCGGCCTGGCGCACTACACAGAGTCCGGCCTGAAACGATCGATGACACCCATGTCATGCGTGAGGACGCTGCGGTGTATCCGGCCAGTTTAGCCGTCGAAAACGACGCGATGGACGTCAAATCGAGCTGATCCGGTGACCGAATGCCAGGGATTACTGCATGTGGTCGTGGTCCGACCACACCCTGATGATTCCGCAGAGAATGAACCGTCTCGCGCGTATCGACCGAAGCGGCTCAGCACGATTCTTGCGGCGTCATCCGATGTCCGTCACAATGTCGGACATGAAGACAGTCAGCGTTCGATCGCTGCGGCGAGACACTGGACTTCTGGACGAGGCTGCGCTTGGCGAAGAGATTCTGGTGACGCGGCGCGGGAAGCCCTACGTCCGAATCGTGCCGGCGCAGCAGCCTCAGTCCTTTCTTGGTGCGGGAAGACATCTCGGCCTGAGGAAGCCGGTGTCACCCGATGCCATTCCACCGTCGGAGTGGAAAGGCTTGCGGTGAGGTACCTGCTCGACACGGCGCCGTGGGTCAACGGCATCACCCTGCCGGAAGTGCTGCCGCAACGTATCCGACGCGTGCTGGCGACGTCCGAGCCCAAGGGTTTGTGCAGCGTCAGCTTGCTCGAAACGGCAATCTTGCATCGTCTCGGCCGGCTCGAACTGGATGGAACGCTTGCGCAGCTGTTCGAGGCGGGACTCTCGGCCGACGTGCGACTACTTGAATTGACGCCGACGATTGCCGTGAAAGCCAACAATCTGAAGGATTTCCACGGCGATCCGTTCGACCGCACCATCGTGGCTACCGCCGCAACGTTGAACTTGAAGTTGATCACCAGCGATCCGGCCAT
Encoded here:
- a CDS encoding type II toxin-antitoxin system VapC family toxin; the encoded protein is MRYLLDTAPWVNGITLPEVLPQRIRRVLATSEPKGLCSVSLLETAILHRLGRLELDGTLAQLFEAGLSADVRLLELTPTIAVKANNLKDFHGDPFDRTIVATAATLNLKLITSDPAIRDAGLCAVEYYPFKPSRSGQAARRRT